In Streptomyces sp. NBC_01381, the sequence CGCACAGGCCTACGCGGCGATCAGCGGCAACTTCGCCCACATCATCCCGAGTACCCCACGACTCGGCACCGTCGTACTCGAACAGCCATTGGGTGCAGGCTATTTGACCGAGCAGCCCCAGCTTCAGCACTACAGCGACCTCTTCGACCGGCTCGCCGAGAACTCCCTCGCCCCCGTCAACGTATCGTTGGCCCCGGAAGCACAGTCGGTGAAGGACTCGCTGGGGCTCATCCAGCACCTCCTCTACACCCTCTAGGGAGGCCCAGATGCCCGGACTGGACTGGCAGAAGTCGTCATACAGCGGCGGCCCCGAAGGCAACTGCCTCTACGTCGCCGCCGAGTCGGACGGAACGATCCACCTCCGCGAGAGCGACGCCCCGCACGAGATCCTCACTGCGGCCCCCGCCCAACTGACCGCTCTACTGGATCACATCAAGCGGGAGCCTCGTCGACCTGCTCCTTGAGCCCGCTCAACACCCACTAGGGAGGATCGGATGCCGGAACTGAACTGGCAGAAGTCGAGTTTCAGCGAAGACCAGGCGAACTGCCTCTACATTGCGGCCGTCCCCGGCGGAACCGTCCGCTTCCGCGAGAGCGACGCCCCGGACGAGATCCTGACCACCGCCCACGCCCAACTGACCGCCCTCCTCACCCACCTCAAGCACCAGGCCCCGCGTCAAGGTTGAGCCGGCCACCGGCCCTCGGGCAGGACGCCCGGCCTGGTGGGGGCGGGTGGGTGGGGACGAGGCGGCGCCCCAAAGCGCAGGGAGGTTGCACCCCGGCAGCTCAGCCGCACGCAGCCTCAGTCGCCCGCACCCAACCTCAGCCCCCCGCGTGCAACCCCCGATGCAACTCCCTGATCTCATCGGAGAGTTCCGGCGCAGGCCCCGACACCACCGCGCCCGGTACGACCTCCTGGATAGGCAGCGCCGCCACCGGCCCCGCCGGGGCCGAGAACTCCTCCAGCCATGTCACCAGTTGCGCCGACGAAGCCGCGTACACGATCCGGCCCAGGCCCACCCAGCCATGCGCCGCCGCACACATCGGGCAGTGTTCGCCCGAGGTGTAGACCGTCGACGAAGCGCGCTCCGCCACGGAGAGATGCTCCGCCGACCAGCGGGCGATCTCGAACTCCGGGTGGCGGGTGTGGTCGCCGCCCGCCACGCGGTTGCGGTCCTCGAACAGGACCTTGCCCTCCGCCGAGAGCAGGAGCGAGCCGAAGGGTTCGTCGCCCGCTTCCAGGGCCTCCCTCGCCAGAGCCACGCAGCGGCGCAGGTGTCGTACGTCCGTGTCGGACAGCTCGGGCAGCGTCGGCATCAGGACTCCGTCCACGTGCGCAGCAGCCCCTCGCGGTCCGATGCCCGCGGCGTGCTCCCCCCATTACCCCGGCCCCAGTCCGCCATCGCCGCCAGCGTCGTGTGCAGGGTGCCCGCGCCCTCCGTCAGGCGGGTGAGGAGTTCCAGGGAGAGGTCGTGCTCCGCCTGGGAGTAGCCGATCGCCGCCGCCGTGTACACCGTCAGCTCCGTGTCGCCGCCCTCGGCGTCCGTAACCCGCAAGGTCATGGTCGGGGCCTCCTCCGTACCCAGGCCCACCCCAAGCGCCAGGTCAAGCAGCATGCCCACGTTCCGCTTCACCGTCTGGCCCACCGCGCCCACGTTCCGCCTCATGGACTTCACCGGGACGCCCGCCGCCGTCAGCGTGTGTACGTCCTCCCAGGGGAAGAAGGCCTCCTGCCCGTCCCCCAGGGCCATCACGCCCTCCGGCGTCAGCCGCGCGCCGGGAGCCAGACCCGACGGCTTCGCGCCTACGTACACATCGCCCTCGGCGATCCAGAACAGCCCCACCATGGCCATGGAAATCCACTTCCCCGCAAATGTTCAGATCTTGGTCGACCGGCGCAACGCGCGTCGGGGCCGAGAGGTTCCCACCTCCCGGCCCCGACAAGTCACGGCACAGAAAAACTACTGCTCCGGCGACCGCTTCGGGCGCCACACCACCAGCGCGCTCGCCTGCTGCACGTCCTGGTACGGGACGAGATCGCGACGGTACGAGGCGTGCACCGCCGCTTCACGTTGCTGCATGGCGACGGCGGCTCCCTCCACGGCCGCGGAGAGCTCCGCGACACGGGATTGGAGGGCCGCCACCTGGTGCTCCAGCTCGATGATGCGCTTGATGCCGGCGAGGTTGATGCCCTCCTCCTGCGACAACTGCTGGACGGTGCGCAGCAGTTCGATGTCGCGGGCGGAGTAGCGCCGGCCCCGGCCCGCCGTGCGGTCGGGCGAGACCAGGCCGAGGCGGTCGTACTGGCGCAGCGTCTGCGGGTGGAGCCCGCTCAGCTGTGCCGCGACCGAGATGACGTAGACCGGCGTCTCATCGGTCAACTGGTAGGGATTTCGACGACGGCCGTCCATCTCATGCTCCCTTCGCGGCCTGGAACAGTTCTGCCCGCGG encodes:
- a CDS encoding DUF397 domain-containing protein yields the protein MPGLDWQKSSYSGGPEGNCLYVAAESDGTIHLRESDAPHEILTAAPAQLTALLDHIKREPRRPAP
- a CDS encoding helix-turn-helix domain-containing protein encodes the protein MDGRRRNPYQLTDETPVYVISVAAQLSGLHPQTLRQYDRLGLVSPDRTAGRGRRYSARDIELLRTVQQLSQEEGINLAGIKRIIELEHQVAALQSRVAELSAAVEGAAVAMQQREAAVHASYRRDLVPYQDVQQASALVVWRPKRSPEQ
- a CDS encoding DUF397 domain-containing protein gives rise to the protein MPELNWQKSSFSEDQANCLYIAAVPGGTVRFRESDAPDEILTTAHAQLTALLTHLKHQAPRQG
- a CDS encoding nucleoside deaminase, giving the protein MPTLPELSDTDVRHLRRCVALAREALEAGDEPFGSLLLSAEGKVLFEDRNRVAGGDHTRHPEFEIARWSAEHLSVAERASSTVYTSGEHCPMCAAAHGWVGLGRIVYAASSAQLVTWLEEFSAPAGPVAALPIQEVVPGAVVSGPAPELSDEIRELHRGLHAGG